The following DNA comes from Mucilaginibacter jinjuensis.
ATCAAACTGGATGGTACAGCTAAAACACCTAACGCTAAGTTGGCTGTTGCCTGGAGCCCTGCTAAACAAAAAGTAATGATTGATCTGGGCCGTATGAGGCTGCCAGCCAATGACGATCAGCACAGTTACCAATTATGGGCATTGGTTGATGGTAAACCGGTTGACCTGGGTGTATTCAACGCTGCAGATGATAGTACAGGATTACTCGAAATGAAATCGATAGCCCGTGCACAAGCATTCGCAGTAACACTTGAGCAACGTGGCGGTGTTCCGTCACCAACAATGGCTAACTTGGTACTGGTTGGTAAAACAGAATAGATAATACAAAAACAACATAGAGGAAAAACGCCTGGAGGTAAAACTTCAGGCGTTTTTTGTTGAGATCTAATTTGATTAGCCCCTCCAGATACAGTCGCCCGGCTCTTGCCGAGTGACGACCTGTTATTAGGCCTCTGGCCTATCTTAATCGATAACTTATTGAATTACGGCCCGAGGCCGTTTGATAATCGTCACTCGGCAAGAGCCGAGCGACCGCAATTAACTAAGCGATTAATGAACAGGCAAGTGCCCGAGATTGGGATCGGAAGCATACATAACTATGACAATAATCACATAACTTTAGTCATTTTACGCAGAATTTATCATTTATTAACCTCTGATTATCAGCACAAACAGCAATATTTCGCCCTAAAACAAGCCTTTGGAGGTAAAATGTCGCAAAAACAGGTAATTAAAAAACGCCCCATACTGCACATATAGGCATGTTTTTATGCGCACAAAGACTACTTAGAAGATAGTTTTAATATTTTTAATTTTTTCTGTAACTATTTATTAAGTTGTGACATCTTATAGATAGTATTTGTTCTTTATGGTCAGTTAGTTAGACGAGCGGTTGATAATACTAAAACCGCTTCTTTTTAAACCATAAGTGCAGCCATACTCACAGGTACCTGAGCCGCTACTTTATCTGGTAGCACCACCCATAATTTCCCAGGCAAAGCCAAGTCATCACCTGCTTTTCCGTGCAGATATACGCCGGCCAAACAGGCCTCCAACGGCGAATATTTCTGAGCCAGCAAAGCCGTAATAATTCCTGTTAACACATCGCCCATGCCACCGCTTGCCATTGCCGCATTACTGGTTGAGTTGAAATATAGCTTTTCATCAGGCGAAGCAATAATGGTATAGTCGTTTTTCAATACAATGTGTATTTGAAGCTCCTTTGCTTTCTGCATTGCAGTCTGCAGGCGTTGCCACCAGTTTTTATGCTCGCCAAACAAACGATCAAACTCTTTCATGTGCGGGGTAAGTACGCTCCCTTTAGGTAAACATGCCCACAATTGCTTATGCGTTGCAAGTAAGTTCAGTGCATCGGCATCAATTACAACCGGCTTTGTATAATTAGTCAATATATCAGTAAGCAGGGCAAGGGCATTATCATCTTTACCTAAACCCGGGCCAATACCCATGGTGCTAAACTTTGTCCAATCTATCGTTGGCTGTAAATCACCTTCGCGCACAATGGCCATAATTTCGGGCATATAGCTATTTAAAGCAACCAGGCCGCTTTGTGGGATGCAAGCTGTAACCAAACCCGCCCCTGCCTGCACACAGGCCGATGAACATAACAACGCCGCCCCCATCGTTTCGGGTTGCCCCGCCACAATCAACGCGTGCCCATAAGTGCCTTTATTACTAAAACGTTCACGGGGCCTCAGGATCTTTTTAATATCAGATTCTTCCAGGTATTGATAAGGTGAGTTAAGCTGCTGTGTAAAATTTCGGTCGATGCCAATATCAACCGCAACCCAATTTTTGATGGCGTGCTTAGAATCGGGTAGTAAAAAATTAATTTTTGGTTGTTGAAACGTAATTGCCAAGTCAGCCTTAATTACAATGGCATCGGGATTTATCTCACCTTCGCTATAAAAACCAGTGGGTACATCAACGACAACTACAGTCTTATGCCAGTTATTGATTTGCTGAACCAGTTGTGCGTACTCGCCGGCTAATGGTTTATTAAGCCCATTACCCAGCAAAGCATCGATGATAATGTCGGCAGGTTCGGTTTTTAATTCTGCGACGCTTGTAAAATTGGTTATAGGGATGCGCGTTTGTGATAACCTCTGCAGGTTGCTTTTAAAATCATCCGAAAATTTATTTGCAAACCGGGCAATCTTAACATCAACCTTTTCAAAACCATAATCGGTTAGCAAGCGGGCAATAGCCAATCCGTCGCCACCATTATTACCTGTACCGCAATAGATGGCGATTGATTTTTCTGTATCGCCATAACGTGCTGTAAAAGCCTGTTCAAAAGCTTTGGCTGCACGTTCCATCAAATCGACCGATGAGATCGGTTCGTGAGCAATAGTATAGGTATCTGCGTCGTGGATTTGCTGGGCGTTGAGTAGAGGTTGCATAATTCTTAAAAGTAAGAATTATGGAATTTTGTTTGATAATGCTATCGTCCTAATTACAGGAAGGTAACAATATCTAAAAAATCTTTTGCTGTAATAACTTTTATCCTGGGGAATGGCAAATTTTTGATGATATTAAAGTGGGCATCATTGGTTACTAAATAATCGGCATTAGCAGCTACAGCGACATCAAAAAATTTGTTATCATCCGGGTCGGCTTCAATAGCACCCCATTTATAAAAGATATTCTGAACGATTACATCGGGAGATTCGATAAAAATTTCTTTTACATAATCAGAAATGCCCGGGGCAGAATGTTGAATAAGAATTTCTTCATATTCATGAATAATATCCTCAGAGATAATGAGTTGGTATTGCCCTTCAATAAAGGTGTTCCAAATAGGTCTGTATTGACTTTTTCGTCCTATCGCAACCAATAGAACATTTGAATCCAATACAACCTTCATTATTTATTATTAGAACTACGGAAGTGACCCTTACTTAATTGATCGTAAGTATGCTCATCAATATTATTCTCCTGCTCCCATTGATCAAGTGTTTCATCCATATTTTTGGCAAGCAGTTTTACTGCAAGCCTACGAATTTGAGTAAAGTCCTCATCTGATAAAGGATTTTTGAACAAACGCAACATCATTACCTGTTGTTCATTTAATGATTCCATAAGTGCTTCATTACCCTTCATATATCAAATTTAAACATTACTAATTACAAAACGACAAGAGAGGCCAATTAGTTTGCTAAGCTATTTCTTCGCCTTATGCACCTCTGACACCGCAGCCTTCGGTAATTTATAAACCATCCCCCATTGCTGTGCATAATACTCAAGAGGCTCTAAACCCATTGAGGCGCGGCGGATATCTACGTTAGGTTCATCTTCAATCGGCCTGAAATAATACTTGCCGGTTTTGGTATCCTGTGCCAGCTGGCTTCCATAAAGTTGTTTCTTACCAGCTTCCAGGGCAACACGATCTTCCATTAGTGCAAGGTCTGATGCTTCGGCACGGCCTTCTTTTACTGCATCGCGCATCATGGGCAGGTATTTTACACGAGTATCTTTATCAGCATGCTGTATCACCAAATACAAAGTCATGTTACCAACAGGGCCAACCGCATCTGCACCAAGCCAGCCATAATTATCTAATATGGCTTTAACTTTTATCAGGTTAACAGAATCCTTATCCGCCATCACTTTCCACAACGCATCCATTTCTTTTGAACTACTGCCATATTTCTTCTGAACCGAGTCTATCTGCAACCGATAGAATTGATCGTCGTAATGGATAGTGTCCAAATCTTTTACCAAAGGCATATTGTATCCGGCTTCGGCTACTATCCGGTTCCCGCTTACCCGCTGTAATAGCGGCAGCCATCGCTTATCGTTAAAAAGCGACATCAGGTCCCTTTCCTGGAAAAGCTGTTTACTATTGCTATAGTCTAATTTCTTCACCAGGTAATCCAAGCTTGCAAAAGCGCTATCCGGTACATTAGCTGCTGCCCATGAACAGGCCGCATCATATCGGTCGTTAGCTGTGCCTTTGCCTTTGGCAACTTTAAAGGCACTGGCATAAGCCATACCCGATGCCTGGTAATTTTTAGCCTGGTATAAAGAATCGCCTTTGTGGATATATCTAAAATATTGCACCGGCAGCCCCTGCGCTTTGGCTGTAAATGATAACGCTAAAAAGCTTACACAAGCGATAATAAGTTTTGTACAATTGGGTCTCATAGTCTATAAAAAAATAAAGGTATTAGATTTATAAATCTAATACCTTTTAACTAAACAGTTAGTTACTATTTGAAAATATTTTATTCTTTTATTAGCCACGGCCAGAGGCCACGAAATAGTCGTCACTCGGCAAGAGCCGAGCGACTGCATGATACACTTGGCTCTTGTTTCTGACCTCTAAACTCAGAGCTTCATTTCTTTCTTCAAAAACTTACCTGTAAAGCTTTCTTTCACCTTGCACAAACCTTCTGGTGTGCCTGAGTACAAGATAGTACCACCGCCAGATCCGCCTTCTGGGCCAAGATCAATCACGTGGTCAACCACTTTAATTACATCGAGATTGTGCTCAATAACCAGCACGGTATTGCCTTTATCAACCAGTTGCTGCAATACGCCAAGCAGTACGTTAATATCTTCGAAATGCAAACCGGTTGTTGGTTCATCGAGGATATAAAAGGTATTACCGGTATCTTTTTTAGATAGCTCAG
Coding sequences within:
- a CDS encoding NAD(P)H-hydrate dehydratase: MQPLLNAQQIHDADTYTIAHEPISSVDLMERAAKAFEQAFTARYGDTEKSIAIYCGTGNNGGDGLAIARLLTDYGFEKVDVKIARFANKFSDDFKSNLQRLSQTRIPITNFTSVAELKTEPADIIIDALLGNGLNKPLAGEYAQLVQQINNWHKTVVVVDVPTGFYSEGEINPDAIVIKADLAITFQQPKINFLLPDSKHAIKNWVAVDIGIDRNFTQQLNSPYQYLEESDIKKILRPRERFSNKGTYGHALIVAGQPETMGAALLCSSACVQAGAGLVTACIPQSGLVALNSYMPEIMAIVREGDLQPTIDWTKFSTMGIGPGLGKDDNALALLTDILTNYTKPVVIDADALNLLATHKQLWACLPKGSVLTPHMKEFDRLFGEHKNWWQRLQTAMQKAKELQIHIVLKNDYTIIASPDEKLYFNSTSNAAMASGGMGDVLTGIITALLAQKYSPLEACLAGVYLHGKAGDDLALPGKLWVVLPDKVAAQVPVSMAALMV
- a CDS encoding DUF6624 domain-containing protein, which translates into the protein MRPNCTKLIIACVSFLALSFTAKAQGLPVQYFRYIHKGDSLYQAKNYQASGMAYASAFKVAKGKGTANDRYDAACSWAAANVPDSAFASLDYLVKKLDYSNSKQLFQERDLMSLFNDKRWLPLLQRVSGNRIVAEAGYNMPLVKDLDTIHYDDQFYRLQIDSVQKKYGSSSKEMDALWKVMADKDSVNLIKVKAILDNYGWLGADAVGPVGNMTLYLVIQHADKDTRVKYLPMMRDAVKEGRAEASDLALMEDRVALEAGKKQLYGSQLAQDTKTGKYYFRPIEDEPNVDIRRASMGLEPLEYYAQQWGMVYKLPKAAVSEVHKAKK
- a CDS encoding putative toxin-antitoxin system toxin component, PIN family — translated: MKVVLDSNVLLVAIGRKSQYRPIWNTFIEGQYQLIISEDIIHEYEEILIQHSAPGISDYVKEIFIESPDVIVQNIFYKWGAIEADPDDNKFFDVAVAANADYLVTNDAHFNIIKNLPFPRIKVITAKDFLDIVTFL